From a single Methylosinus sp. H3A genomic region:
- the alr gene encoding alanine racemase yields MRFDRSARAPVNETAPAEARARTTLTIDLSALVANWRQLAAHASASECAAVVKADAYGLGAEPAVRALAAAGCRTFFVAAAGEGERIRAVAPRAIVYVLEGLPSGGARTLAAARLRPVLASLEEIREWAAFGRSIGRRLPAALQFDTGMNRLGLSLRDAAAAAVAAQDVDLTLAMSHFVCAQWDDDPRNARQIAAFEEARRAFPGVPASLCNSSGIFLAQKPHYDLLRPGYALYGGNPTPGSPNPMRSVARLEAPILATRWIEAGESVGYDGVWTAARPTRLATLGLGYGDGFPAAVAGSGRPAPEAILAGRRCPIVGRVSMDFVMLDITDIREDAVYRGQTAELLGETIGVDELAERCGTIGYEILTRLGRRYERVYIGG; encoded by the coding sequence ATGAGATTCGACCGATCGGCCCGAGCGCCCGTGAACGAGACCGCCCCCGCCGAGGCGCGCGCGAGGACGACTCTCACCATTGATCTTTCCGCCCTCGTCGCCAATTGGCGGCAACTCGCCGCGCATGCGAGCGCGAGCGAATGCGCGGCCGTCGTCAAGGCCGACGCCTATGGCCTGGGCGCCGAACCCGCCGTGCGGGCGCTGGCCGCCGCCGGCTGCCGCACGTTTTTCGTCGCCGCCGCGGGGGAAGGCGAGCGCATTCGCGCCGTCGCTCCGCGCGCCATCGTTTATGTGCTGGAGGGCCTGCCGAGCGGCGGCGCCCGCACGCTCGCGGCCGCGCGCCTGCGGCCGGTTCTCGCCTCGCTCGAAGAAATTCGCGAATGGGCGGCTTTCGGCCGCTCCATCGGCCGCCGTCTCCCGGCCGCGCTGCAATTCGACACCGGCATGAATCGGCTGGGACTTTCGCTGCGCGACGCCGCGGCCGCGGCCGTGGCGGCGCAGGATGTCGACCTCACTCTGGCGATGAGCCATTTCGTCTGCGCGCAATGGGACGACGATCCGCGCAACGCAAGGCAGATCGCCGCTTTCGAGGAGGCGCGGCGCGCCTTCCCCGGCGTGCCGGCGTCCTTGTGCAATTCCTCGGGAATTTTCCTCGCGCAGAAGCCGCATTACGATCTGCTGCGGCCCGGCTACGCCCTCTATGGCGGCAATCCGACGCCCGGCTCGCCCAATCCGATGCGGAGCGTGGCGCGGCTCGAGGCCCCCATCCTCGCGACGCGCTGGATCGAGGCGGGCGAGAGCGTCGGCTATGACGGCGTGTGGACGGCGGCGCGGCCGACCCGGCTGGCGACGCTCGGCCTCGGCTATGGGGACGGATTTCCGGCCGCGGTCGCCGGCTCCGGCCGCCCCGCCCCGGAGGCGATCCTCGCCGGACGGCGCTGCCCGATCGTCGGGCGCGTGTCGATGGATTTCGTCATGCTGGATATCACCGACATCCGAGAGGACGCGGTCTATCGCGGCCAGACGGCGGAGCTCCTGGGCGAGACGATCGGCGTCGACGAGCTGGCGGAGCGCTGCGGGACGATCGGCTATGAGATATTGACTCGGCTCGGCCGCCGCTATGAGCGCGTCTATATCGGCGGATGA
- the sdhC gene encoding succinate dehydrogenase, cytochrome b556 subunit, giving the protein MADADPVSESLAAARPLSPHLSIYKPIFTMAMSIAHRITGAALYVGALLLALYLLGLALGPSAFGAVSWIVDSLIGRVFVLLFSWALFHHLLGGVRHAIWDRGLYLDREGRELLAKATLGGGLALTALLWIASSLLG; this is encoded by the coding sequence ATGGCCGACGCCGATCCCGTGAGCGAGAGCCTCGCCGCCGCGCGGCCGCTCTCCCCTCATCTTTCGATCTACAAGCCGATCTTCACGATGGCGATGTCGATCGCGCATCGCATCACCGGAGCGGCGCTCTATGTGGGCGCGCTTCTGCTGGCGCTCTATCTGCTGGGGCTCGCGCTCGGGCCGTCCGCCTTCGGCGCCGTGTCCTGGATCGTGGATTCCCTCATTGGCCGCGTCTTCGTGCTGCTGTTCAGCTGGGCGCTGTTTCATCATCTGCTCGGCGGCGTGCGTCATGCGATATGGGACCGCGGCCTCTATCTCGATCGCGAGGGCCGCGAGCTGCTCGCCAAGGCGACATTGGGCGGCGGATTGGCGTTGACGGCGCTGTTGTGGATCGCATCCTCGCTCTTGGGCTAG
- the sdhD gene encoding succinate dehydrogenase, hydrophobic membrane anchor protein, whose amino-acid sequence MSSSTFQSGRSGKGDAFVSDRSGSLHALAMRHSARALAPLALIAIWHIVGLVGKSYEAARAEIGRPLPAIALIAFIVVVAYHARLGVENIIEDYVHDKSLKATALLINKWLVIAIAAVWTLAIMLIAAPR is encoded by the coding sequence ATGTCGAGCTCGACGTTCCAGAGCGGCCGCAGCGGCAAGGGAGACGCCTTCGTCTCCGACCGCTCGGGCTCGCTGCATGCGCTGGCCATGCGCCACAGCGCCAGAGCGCTCGCCCCGCTGGCGCTGATCGCGATTTGGCATATCGTCGGCTTGGTCGGCAAATCTTATGAGGCCGCGCGCGCCGAGATCGGCCGGCCGTTGCCGGCGATTGCGCTCATCGCCTTCATCGTCGTCGTCGCCTATCATGCGCGGCTCGGCGTGGAGAATATCATCGAGGATTACGTTCACGACAAATCGCTCAAAGCGACGGCGCTGCTCATCAACAAATGGCTGGTGATCGCGATCGCGGCGGTCTGGACGCTCGCCATCATGCTCATCGCCGCGCCGCGCTGA
- the uvrC gene encoding excinuclease ABC subunit UvrC — protein sequence MSDTPDLPETLDPDEDRDEDIAEEAEGAAAPELAKDTPESVKRGVGVIKSYWKNAPNGPGVYRMIAENGEVLYVGKAKNVRKRIASYTRLAGHVNRIARMISATASMMFISVETETEALLLETNLIKQMKPRFNVLMRDDKSFPYILIARDHDAPQITKHRGARARKGDYFGPFANAGAVGRALNALQRAFLLRSCTDSFYENRTRPCLLYQIKRCAGPCTGEISIEDYSVLVQEAHDFLTGKSRSVREQLATEMTAAAERLEFERAARLRDRISALSLIQGTQGVNPHSVEEADVFAIAKEAGRFCIEAFFFRAYQNWGDRAYFPRADQSLTEEEVLGSFLAQFYGEHPPAPLVLLSHAIEDRELLAQALSDKLGRKVEIATPQRGEKRELVEHAQTNAKQTLTRKLTEDASQERLLIALGEMFGMEKPPRRVEVYDNSHTGGQQAIGAMIVAGPTGFMKTHYRTFNIKSAEITPGDDYAMMREVLARRFARITKDAEKPEEEAQDAFPSKPDLVLIDGGRGQFDAARAVAAEIGLEGVTIASIAKGVDRNAGREMFFVEGREPFRLPPHDPALYFVQRLRDEAHRFAIGTHRARRKKEFAKNPLDEIAGVGPARKRALLLAFGTAKAVAGAALCDLENVPGVNKATARLVFDHFQRGG from the coding sequence ATGAGCGATACGCCCGATCTCCCCGAAACCCTCGACCCGGACGAGGACCGCGACGAGGATATTGCGGAAGAGGCCGAAGGCGCCGCCGCGCCCGAGCTCGCCAAGGACACGCCCGAGAGCGTCAAGCGCGGCGTCGGCGTCATCAAATCCTATTGGAAGAACGCGCCCAACGGGCCGGGCGTCTATCGCATGATCGCCGAGAATGGCGAGGTGCTGTACGTCGGCAAGGCCAAGAACGTCCGCAAGCGCATAGCGAGCTACACGCGCCTCGCCGGCCATGTGAATCGCATCGCGCGCATGATCTCGGCGACCGCCTCGATGATGTTCATCTCGGTCGAGACCGAGACCGAGGCTCTGCTGCTCGAGACCAATCTCATCAAGCAGATGAAGCCGCGCTTCAACGTGCTGATGCGCGACGACAAGAGCTTCCCGTATATTCTCATCGCGCGCGATCACGATGCGCCGCAGATCACCAAGCATCGCGGCGCGCGGGCGCGCAAAGGCGATTATTTCGGTCCCTTCGCCAACGCCGGAGCGGTGGGGCGCGCGCTCAATGCGCTGCAACGCGCGTTTCTGCTGCGCTCCTGCACCGATTCTTTTTACGAGAACCGCACGCGGCCTTGCCTGCTCTATCAGATCAAGCGCTGCGCCGGCCCCTGCACCGGCGAAATCTCGATCGAGGACTATTCCGTGCTGGTGCAGGAGGCGCATGACTTCCTCACCGGCAAGAGCCGCTCCGTGCGCGAGCAGCTCGCCACCGAGATGACCGCGGCGGCGGAGCGGCTCGAATTCGAGCGCGCCGCGCGGCTGCGCGACCGCATATCGGCGCTGTCGCTGATCCAGGGAACGCAGGGCGTCAATCCGCACAGCGTCGAGGAGGCCGATGTCTTCGCCATCGCCAAGGAGGCCGGACGCTTCTGCATCGAGGCGTTTTTCTTTCGCGCCTATCAGAATTGGGGCGATCGCGCCTATTTCCCGCGCGCCGATCAGAGCCTGACGGAAGAAGAAGTGCTCGGCTCCTTCCTCGCGCAATTCTATGGCGAGCATCCGCCGGCGCCTTTGGTGCTGCTCTCCCATGCGATCGAAGATCGCGAGCTGCTGGCGCAGGCTCTGTCGGACAAGCTCGGCCGCAAGGTGGAGATCGCGACGCCGCAGCGCGGCGAGAAGCGCGAGCTGGTCGAGCATGCGCAGACCAACGCCAAGCAGACGCTGACGCGCAAGCTCACCGAGGACGCGAGCCAGGAGAGGCTGCTGATCGCGCTCGGCGAGATGTTCGGCATGGAAAAGCCGCCGCGCCGCGTCGAGGTCTATGACAATTCCCATACGGGCGGCCAGCAGGCCATCGGCGCGATGATCGTCGCCGGCCCCACGGGCTTCATGAAGACGCATTATCGCACCTTCAACATAAAGAGCGCCGAGATCACGCCGGGCGACGATTACGCCATGATGCGCGAGGTGCTGGCGCGCCGCTTCGCCCGCATAACGAAAGACGCCGAAAAGCCGGAGGAGGAGGCGCAAGACGCCTTTCCGTCCAAGCCCGACCTCGTACTCATCGACGGCGGCCGCGGACAATTCGACGCCGCGCGCGCCGTGGCGGCGGAGATCGGCCTCGAGGGCGTGACCATCGCCTCCATCGCCAAGGGCGTCGACCGCAACGCCGGCCGCGAGATGTTCTTCGTCGAGGGACGCGAGCCCTTCCGCCTGCCGCCGCATGATCCGGCGCTCTATTTCGTCCAGCGACTGCGCGACGAGGCGCATCGCTTCGCCATCGGCACGCATCGGGCCCGGCGTAAGAAGGAGTTCGCCAAAAACCCGCTGGACGAGATCGCCGGCGTCGGCCCGGCCCGCAAGCGGGCGCTGCTGCTCGCCTTCGGCACCGCCAAGGCGGTGGCGGGCGCCGCCCTCTGCGACCTCGAGAATGTGCCGGGCGTGAACAAAGCGACGGCCCGGCTCGTCTTCGATCATTTCCAGCGCGGCGGCTGA
- the infA gene encoding translation initiation factor IF-1: protein MAKEELLEFPGVVTELLPSAMFRVKLENEHEIIAHTAGKMRKNRIRVLTGDKVLVEMTPYDLTKGRITYRFK, encoded by the coding sequence ATGGCCAAGGAAGAACTGTTGGAGTTTCCCGGAGTCGTCACCGAGCTGCTGCCCAGCGCGATGTTTCGGGTCAAGCTCGAGAACGAGCACGAGATCATCGCCCATACGGCCGGAAAGATGCGTAAAAACCGCATCCGCGTGCTCACCGGGGACAAGGTTCTCGTGGAGATGACGCCCTATGACCTCACCAAAGGGCGGATTACCTATCGTTTCAAATAA
- a CDS encoding GFA family protein has translation MPSPSRVFSCACGRVRCEALGEPIVSAVCYCSDCQEGGRRIEALPYAHRLRDADGGTPYLTFRDDRFRCLAGEEALEDHRLKPDSPTRRVVASCCNTGMFLKFDPGFWVSTYRLRYEGDLPPIEMRTKIERRRSDLPLPQDAPSYRGFPLRLIGRLIATRLAMAFGR, from the coding sequence ATGCCATCGCCCTCCCGTGTTTTTTCCTGCGCCTGCGGGCGCGTGCGCTGCGAGGCGCTCGGCGAGCCCATCGTCAGCGCCGTTTGTTATTGCTCGGATTGTCAGGAGGGCGGCCGCCGGATCGAGGCGCTTCCCTACGCGCACCGCCTGCGCGATGCGGATGGCGGCACACCCTATCTCACCTTTCGCGACGACCGCTTTCGCTGCCTCGCGGGCGAGGAGGCGCTCGAGGATCATAGGCTGAAGCCGGATTCACCCACCCGCAGGGTCGTCGCCTCCTGCTGCAATACGGGCATGTTCCTGAAATTCGATCCCGGCTTCTGGGTCTCGACCTATCGGCTGAGATATGAAGGCGATCTCCCCCCGATCGAGATGCGAACGAAGATCGAGCGCCGCCGTTCGGATTTGCCGCTGCCGCAGGACGCGCCGAGCTATCGCGGCTTTCCGCTGCGGCTCATCGGCCGGCTGATCGCGACGCGGCTCGCCATGGCCTTCGGGCGCTAG
- a CDS encoding response regulator transcription factor, with protein MNYSETIHILNVDPIIRSSLTSALDKADYHLRLHDDAGRFFEAVETDSRGCVIIYVDMPEMIGIELLRDAKARRIELPIIVMTAQANVRGAIQVMKEGAFDLLELPVNEAKLLASVQQALTRRIDHRAYRGRARTTPGRLATLTNRENDVLAGLVEGKLNKVIAHELGISARTVETHRSHIMTKMRVKSVADLVRISLGAPRPDPTVRLGTPTPRPDSAARLGTPSPRQLVEPGAAPRR; from the coding sequence ATGAATTACAGTGAAACCATCCATATCTTGAACGTCGACCCCATCATTCGTTCGTCTTTGACGAGCGCGCTGGACAAGGCGGACTACCATCTCCGCCTCCATGACGACGCAGGACGCTTCTTCGAAGCCGTCGAGACCGACAGCCGCGGCTGCGTCATCATCTATGTCGACATGCCCGAGATGATCGGGATCGAATTGCTCAGAGACGCCAAGGCGCGGCGGATCGAATTGCCGATCATCGTCATGACCGCGCAGGCCAATGTTCGGGGCGCGATACAGGTGATGAAGGAAGGGGCGTTCGATCTGCTCGAGCTGCCCGTCAATGAGGCGAAGCTGCTCGCCTCGGTGCAGCAGGCGCTGACCCGCCGCATCGACCACCGGGCCTATCGGGGCCGCGCGCGGACCACTCCCGGCCGGCTCGCGACGCTCACCAACCGCGAGAACGACGTGCTGGCCGGCCTCGTCGAGGGCAAGCTCAACAAGGTCATCGCCCATGAGCTCGGCATCAGCGCCCGCACGGTCGAGACGCACCGCTCCCACATCATGACCAAGATGCGGGTCAAGAGCGTCGCGGACCTCGTTCGCATCTCGCTCGGCGCGCCGCGGCCCGATCCGACCGTCCGGCTCGGAACCCCGACTCCGCGCCCCGACTCCGCCGCTCGGCTGGGAACGCCGAGCCCACGGCAGCTCGTCGAGCCGGGCGCCGCGCCCCGCCGCTGA
- the pgsA gene encoding CDP-diacylglycerol--glycerol-3-phosphate 3-phosphatidyltransferase produces MFLPGMTSTAIPPRRGRALSLPNILTYGRLVAVPVVAGLLQWPEEHWMRWTALGVFTAAGITDFFDGYLARAWAQQSTLGAMLDPIADKLLVAATLLMVVADQTISGLTIWAALIILCREMLVSGLREYLAELKVPLPVSAIAKWKTTLQLFALGFFIAGPAGELVLPGTVNIGSVLLWIAALLTLYTGYDYMRAGWAHFGTDEAR; encoded by the coding sequence ATGTTCCTTCCGGGCATGACATCGACGGCTATTCCGCCGCGCCGCGGGCGCGCGCTCTCCCTGCCCAATATTCTGACCTATGGCCGGCTCGTCGCCGTCCCGGTCGTCGCGGGCCTTCTGCAATGGCCAGAAGAGCATTGGATGCGCTGGACCGCGCTCGGCGTGTTCACGGCCGCCGGCATCACCGATTTCTTCGACGGCTATCTCGCCCGCGCCTGGGCGCAGCAGTCGACGCTCGGCGCCATGCTCGACCCCATCGCCGACAAGCTACTGGTCGCCGCCACTCTGCTGATGGTCGTCGCCGATCAGACGATCTCCGGCCTGACGATCTGGGCGGCGCTCATCATCCTCTGCCGCGAGATGCTCGTCTCGGGCCTGCGCGAATATCTCGCCGAGCTGAAAGTGCCGCTGCCGGTCAGCGCCATCGCCAAATGGAAGACGACGCTGCAGCTCTTTGCGCTCGGCTTCTTCATCGCCGGCCCGGCCGGCGAGCTGGTGCTGCCGGGCACGGTGAACATCGGCAGCGTGCTGCTGTGGATCGCCGCGCTGCTGACGCTCTACACCGGCTATGACTATATGAGAGCGGGCTGGGCGCATTTCGGAACGGACGAAGCGCGATGA
- a CDS encoding Maf-like protein, with protein sequence MAEPIVLTSHPTDTRPKLVLASASPRRLELLQQIGLDADALLPTDIDETPQRNELPRSLAQRLAGEKAAAAIKIRAYQPQLEGSFVLAADTVVAVGRRILPKCEDIEQAEDCLRLLSGRQHRVFTGVTLITPRGAERRRLVESRLRFKRLSSTEIDAYLASGEWRGKAGGYAIQGLAGAFVVRLIGSYSAVVGLPLYETASLLAGEGYPVLTPWFERA encoded by the coding sequence ATGGCGGAGCCGATCGTCTTGACGTCTCACCCGACCGATACGCGGCCCAAGCTGGTGCTGGCCTCGGCCTCGCCCCGCAGGCTCGAGCTGCTCCAGCAGATCGGCCTCGACGCCGACGCTCTGCTGCCGACCGACATAGACGAGACTCCGCAGCGCAACGAGCTGCCGCGCAGTCTCGCCCAGCGCCTCGCCGGCGAGAAGGCCGCCGCCGCCATCAAGATCAGGGCCTATCAGCCCCAGCTCGAGGGCAGCTTCGTGCTGGCCGCCGACACTGTGGTGGCGGTGGGACGGCGAATCCTGCCCAAATGCGAGGACATAGAGCAGGCCGAGGATTGCCTGCGCCTGCTCTCGGGCCGTCAGCACCGGGTTTTTACCGGCGTCACGCTGATCACCCCGCGCGGGGCCGAGCGTCGCCGCCTCGTCGAATCGCGCTTGCGCTTCAAGCGCCTCTCCTCGACCGAGATCGACGCCTATCTCGCTTCCGGCGAATGGCGCGGCAAGGCCGGCGGCTATGCGATTCAGGGGCTTGCGGGCGCTTTCGTGGTGCGGCTCATCGGCTCTTATTCGGCTGTCGTCGGGCTGCCGCTCTATGAGACGGCCTCGCTGCTCGCCGGCGAGGGCTATCCGGTGCTGACGCCTTGGTTCGAGCGGGCGTGA
- a CDS encoding AI-2E family transporter, with translation MIEDHREASGRRRLNATLIDLIVRLGALGALAYWSFLLVRPFVTIVTWSAILAVALYPIFEWTAAWLGGRRRLAAAVITFIGLLFVIGPATWLGLGVVDGLRTLADRIDAGGVWVPPPPEALRSWPFIGQSAYDFWELASTNLRSALEQALPQLKPYGEIALDATKNAGAGVFKFLISVIIAGFLFAPGPALVRAIKSAVTRIDSKRAEHFVELSGSTIRTVSRGVIGVSLLQAAIGGLGLQLAGAPGASLLTLCILVLAIVQIGPLLVVVPSILWAWTEMNTLPAFLLTCCMLTVTLVDNVLKPIVIARGLTTPLLVIIVGVIGGVLVHGIIGLFVGPVVLAVAWELLSAWAGESVGGRLVPTAQAAAVAEPCAIEPPAATGPVAHAPER, from the coding sequence GTGATCGAGGACCATCGCGAAGCGTCCGGCCGCAGGCGGTTGAATGCGACACTCATCGATTTGATCGTTCGGCTGGGCGCGCTCGGCGCGCTCGCCTATTGGTCCTTCCTGCTGGTGAGGCCCTTCGTCACCATCGTGACCTGGAGCGCCATTCTCGCCGTGGCGCTCTATCCCATATTCGAATGGACGGCGGCCTGGCTCGGCGGAAGACGGCGGCTGGCGGCCGCGGTCATCACTTTTATCGGCCTGCTCTTCGTCATCGGGCCGGCGACCTGGCTCGGCCTCGGCGTCGTCGACGGCCTGCGCACGCTGGCCGATCGCATCGACGCCGGCGGCGTCTGGGTGCCGCCGCCGCCCGAGGCGCTGCGCTCCTGGCCCTTCATCGGCCAGTCGGCCTATGATTTCTGGGAGCTCGCCTCCACCAATCTGCGCAGCGCGCTGGAGCAGGCGCTGCCGCAGCTCAAGCCCTATGGCGAAATCGCGCTCGACGCGACGAAGAACGCCGGCGCCGGCGTCTTCAAATTCCTGATATCGGTGATCATCGCCGGATTTTTGTTCGCGCCCGGCCCGGCGCTGGTGCGCGCCATCAAGAGCGCGGTGACGCGCATCGATTCGAAGCGCGCCGAGCATTTCGTGGAGCTCTCGGGCTCGACGATCCGCACCGTCTCGCGCGGCGTCATCGGCGTGTCGCTGCTGCAGGCGGCGATCGGCGGCCTCGGCCTGCAGCTCGCCGGCGCGCCCGGCGCGAGCCTGCTGACGCTGTGCATATTGGTGCTGGCGATCGTCCAGATCGGGCCGCTGCTCGTCGTGGTGCCCTCGATCCTCTGGGCCTGGACCGAGATGAACACGCTGCCGGCCTTTCTCCTCACCTGCTGCATGTTGACGGTGACGCTGGTCGACAATGTGCTGAAGCCCATCGTCATCGCGCGCGGGCTCACGACGCCGCTGCTGGTCATCATCGTCGGCGTCATCGGCGGCGTGCTGGTGCATGGAATCATCGGCCTCTTCGTCGGCCCGGTGGTGCTCGCCGTCGCCTGGGAGCTCTTGAGCGCCTGGGCGGGGGAGAGTGTCGGGGGCCGACTCGTCCCGACGGCGCAGGCCGCCGCCGTCGCCGAGCCGTGCGCGATCGAGCCGCCGGCGGCGACCGGCCCGGTCGCTCACGCGCCGGAGCGCTGA
- a CDS encoding TAXI family TRAP transporter solute-binding subunit, translated as MPKGHAPRAIFWVAVLLFALAAALSLFYLLSPRATLRITTGPAMSPAQRAISTFIHVVSGTHPFLRIEEVPVADLEASAKALEDRKVNLAVVRTDVSPPANGQTIAILRRDVVAIVLPHGSPIKDAAGLARKTIAIPAGPLQVENQRALDQILAYFDVPAASVKRLVLPLGEIGGALRSGRAAAALAVGPIGPGQAVDVVATIAKAMKGAPSLLPMDQADAIVKRFPGFESVDIPDGAFKAHPPVPDDTVKGLAITYRLVAPFSMLNVVAGAVGRSIFKTKAKLAALSPGGAQIEAPDLDAQNPLLPVHPGVAAYLASGDQSFFDSLQQYFYIIGIPLSLLGSLVAVLIGLWNNRRLVEDQNRVFRLLSLADEALAADGAGLERIEKEFREIVADCVNKLAEGEAGADQYPVSSLAIDHARRSIEHRKDGLRAG; from the coding sequence ATGCCCAAAGGCCATGCGCCGCGCGCGATCTTCTGGGTCGCGGTTCTGCTGTTCGCTCTCGCGGCGGCTTTGTCATTGTTCTATCTCCTGTCGCCGCGGGCGACGCTGCGCATCACCACCGGCCCCGCCATGTCGCCCGCCCAGCGCGCGATCTCGACCTTTATTCATGTCGTCTCCGGGACGCATCCTTTTCTCCGCATAGAGGAGGTTCCCGTCGCCGATCTCGAGGCCAGCGCCAAGGCGCTCGAGGACCGAAAAGTCAATCTCGCCGTCGTGCGTACCGATGTCTCGCCGCCCGCCAATGGCCAGACCATCGCCATTCTGCGCCGCGACGTGGTGGCGATCGTCCTGCCGCATGGCTCGCCGATCAAGGACGCCGCCGGGCTCGCCCGTAAGACCATCGCCATTCCCGCCGGCCCGCTGCAGGTGGAAAATCAGCGGGCGCTGGATCAAATTCTCGCCTATTTCGACGTTCCCGCAGCGAGCGTGAAGCGCCTCGTCCTGCCGCTCGGCGAGATTGGAGGAGCGTTGCGCTCGGGCCGCGCGGCGGCGGCGCTGGCGGTCGGGCCGATCGGGCCGGGGCAGGCGGTCGATGTCGTCGCGACGATCGCCAAGGCCATGAAGGGTGCGCCCTCGCTCCTGCCGATGGATCAGGCCGACGCGATCGTGAAGCGCTTTCCCGGCTTCGAATCGGTCGATATTCCCGACGGCGCCTTCAAGGCGCATCCGCCGGTCCCGGACGATACGGTGAAGGGCCTCGCCATCACTTATCGGCTGGTCGCGCCTTTTTCGATGCTGAATGTCGTCGCCGGGGCGGTCGGCCGCTCCATCTTCAAGACCAAGGCCAAGCTCGCCGCCCTCTCGCCCGGCGGCGCGCAGATCGAGGCGCCCGATCTCGACGCCCAGAACCCGCTGCTCCCTGTCCATCCCGGCGTCGCCGCCTATCTCGCGAGCGGCGACCAGAGCTTTTTCGATTCGCTCCAGCAATATTTCTACATCATCGGCATTCCGCTGAGCCTTCTGGGCTCGCTCGTCGCGGTGCTGATCGGCCTGTGGAACAATCGCCGCCTCGTCGAGGATCAGAACCGCGTCTTCCGCCTGCTGAGCCTCGCCGACGAGGCGCTCGCGGCCGATGGCGCGGGCCTCGAGCGAATAGAGAAGGAGTTCCGCGAGATCGTCGCCGATTGCGTGAACAAGCTGGCCGAGGGCGAGGCGGGGGCGGATCAATATCCGGTGTCCTCGCTCGCCATCGACCATGCGCGGCGCTCGATCGAGCACAGGAAGGACGGTTTACGGGCGGGGTGA